The sequence AGGCGCACATGGAAAATGCAATAATCATTATGAAGAAAATTGAAAAACTCAAGTAATTAAGAGAGGAAACCTATCTTGAGAAGGATGGATCATCAAAGACAGAAGACTATAAAGTTAGTGCCAGTAAAATCATCGGTTCAACCTTCAAAACCAGACCCTAATACACAAAATATagatatcaataaaaaaaacaaacagaTGAGGTCATATGCATAGGGCAGGGACAGGGTTTCAAAACAGATTTCTACATAATTAGACAAGATTCCTTTTCCTCCTCTTGGAAAGCAGAAGACGATTCTTAAGCAGCAGACCATGATTCCTCTTCCTTTTCATATTTGGCAGAGCATTTGTTTCAGGACATTGGCCGCGCAATTGATTGTGGCATTGAATCCGATGATTCAAAGACTGGCGCACACTTCCCTGCAAGATTGTTAGTATCAACcttaaattttgtttatttcGAGCTCCGTAAAATGTAAATACAGAAACAAAGATATACCCTAGAGCATTCCTTAGCGAATTGGAGAAAAGAGTAGACATATGGATTTTGTAGCACATGCGGGAAATAGGGATTGTTAATTATCGAATTGATGATCTCCAGTCTTTGTGTTTCTTCGGATAACACCATCAATTTCTTTACAACGCTGCATGCATACTCGTCCATCACCATACAAACAAACTGGTCATTCAGGTTCTCTATTAAGTACGTGGGAAGATGCTCCAACTCCAATCCTATAAAATGCTTCACTAAAAGACTCCTAAAACCAGAAAATTGTTGGATCATTGGATATAATAATTAAGACAGACAGTGGGATaggggggaaaaaaaaaagtgtacgTGCGTACCCGAATTGATCTTTAGAGAGAACCTTTATATGTAGCAGTATGCTTGCGACAAGACGGTTTTGGGCCCACACTGTTATGTCCTTTTTTACCATGTCTTGAAGAAGGGCGGATCCGGTTTCGTTGAGGGCGATTGGGAGAAAATTTTCAGCCAACTTTTCAAGTATTGGctgcaaaaaaacaaaaaaaaaaacaaaaaaaaaacacacaaacaTTAGAACCAATTGGGTGGGTGGCGAGTTGAAGGGTAAT comes from Henckelia pumila isolate YLH828 chromosome 4, ASM3356847v2, whole genome shotgun sequence and encodes:
- the LOC140866572 gene encoding pumilio homolog 12-like codes for the protein MDDTIASAGDRPSNGKCLQDFKGKVLSEAMNPDGCEFLKQKLLEMNPEDIQMIYSEVKYNASLLMMDRVGNNVIQMLFAVCDDEQMDEMVFSLTLDAGLLLAICLDSQGSQSMLKLIDCLTTWRLVLGFVLPLKEITLQLATHPIGSNVIRGCFLAFEAYSEPILEKLAENFLPIALNETGSALLQDMVKKDITVWAQNRLVASILLHIKVLSKDQFGSLLVKHFIGLELEHLPTYLIENLNDQFVCMVMDEYACSVVKKLMVLSEETQRLEIINSIINNPYFPHVLQNPYVYSFLQFAKECSRGSVRQSLNHRIQCHNQLRGQCPETNALPNMKRKRNHGLLLKNRLLLSKRRKRNLV